The following proteins come from a genomic window of Citrobacter europaeus:
- the add gene encoding adenosine deaminase, producing the protein MIDTSLPLTDVHRHLDGNIRAQTILDLGRQFNLTLPAQTLETLIPHVQVTSTEPDLVSFLSKLDWGVKVLASLDACRRVAFENIEDAARNGLHYVELRFSPGYMAMAHQLPVAGVVEAVIAGVREGCKTFGVEARLIGIMSRTFGEAACLQELDALLAHRDHITALDLAGDELGFPGSLFLSHFNQARDAGWRITVHAGEAAGPESIWQAIKELGAERIGHGVKAVEDRALMDYLAEHRIGIESCLTSNIQTSTVASLAAHPLKTFLEHGVLASLNTDDPAVQGVDIIHEYTIAAPAVGLTREQIRQAQINGLEMAFLSNEEKRALREKVAAA; encoded by the coding sequence ATGATTGATACTTCTCTCCCCCTGACCGACGTCCATCGCCACCTTGATGGTAACATCCGTGCCCAAACGATCCTGGATCTGGGTCGTCAGTTCAACTTGACGCTTCCGGCGCAAACGCTGGAAACGCTGATCCCTCATGTGCAAGTCACATCAACTGAGCCGGATTTAGTGAGCTTTTTATCCAAGCTCGATTGGGGCGTGAAGGTTCTGGCCTCGCTGGATGCCTGTCGCCGCGTGGCATTTGAGAATATTGAGGATGCGGCACGTAACGGTCTGCACTATGTAGAATTACGTTTTTCTCCAGGCTATATGGCGATGGCGCATCAGCTTCCCGTCGCGGGCGTGGTTGAAGCCGTCATTGCCGGCGTACGCGAGGGTTGCAAGACCTTTGGCGTTGAAGCACGCTTAATTGGCATTATGAGTCGTACCTTCGGCGAAGCTGCCTGCCTGCAGGAACTGGATGCGCTGTTAGCCCACCGCGACCATATTACGGCACTGGATCTGGCTGGTGACGAACTGGGGTTCCCGGGCAGTCTGTTCCTGTCACACTTCAACCAGGCACGCGACGCCGGCTGGCGTATTACCGTGCATGCGGGCGAAGCTGCGGGCCCCGAAAGCATCTGGCAGGCCATTAAAGAGCTGGGCGCTGAACGTATTGGTCACGGCGTTAAAGCCGTAGAAGATCGTGCGTTGATGGATTATCTCGCCGAGCACCGTATCGGCATCGAATCCTGCCTGACATCAAATATTCAGACCAGCACCGTTGCCTCTCTGGCGGCCCATCCGCTGAAAACGTTCCTCGAGCATGGGGTGTTAGCCAGTTTGAATACGGACGACCCGGCTGTTCAGGGGGTGGATATTATTCACGAGTACACCATTGCCGCACCAGCAGTAGGCCTTACGCGCGAACAGATCCGCCAGGCGCAAATCAACGGTCTGGAAATGGCATTCCTGAGTAACGAAGAAAAACGTGCCTTGCGTGAGAAAGTCGCCGCAGCGTAA
- a CDS encoding oxidoreductase, whose amino-acid sequence MSDNIRVGLIGYGYASKTFHAPLIVGTPGLELAAVSSSDEAKVKADWPTVAVVAEPKHLFNDPNIDLIVIPTPNDTHFPLAKAALEAGKHVVVDKPFTVTLSQARELDALARSLGRVLSVFHNRRWDSDFLTLKALLADGVLGEVAYFESHFDRFRPQVRDRWREQGGPGSGIWYDLAPHLLDQAINLFGLPVSLTVDLAQLRPGAQATDYFHAILTYPQRRVILHGTMLAAAESARYIVHGSRGSYVKYGLDPQEERLKNGERLPQEDWGYDMRDGVLTRIEGEEQVEETWLTVPGNYPAYYAGIRDALNGNGENPVPARQAIQIMELIELGIESAKHRSTLCLA is encoded by the coding sequence ACATCCGCGTTGGGCTAATTGGCTATGGTTATGCCAGCAAAACCTTCCATGCCCCCCTGATTGTGGGTACACCGGGCCTGGAACTGGCTGCGGTTTCCAGTAGTGATGAAGCAAAAGTGAAGGCAGACTGGCCTACGGTGGCGGTTGTTGCCGAGCCTAAACATCTTTTTAACGATCCCAATATCGACCTGATAGTGATCCCCACGCCTAATGACACGCACTTCCCGTTAGCGAAGGCCGCGCTGGAAGCGGGCAAACATGTGGTTGTTGATAAGCCTTTCACCGTGACACTGTCACAAGCTCGTGAGCTGGATGCGCTGGCGCGCAGCCTCGGGCGCGTATTATCTGTGTTCCATAACCGTCGCTGGGACAGTGATTTCCTGACGCTGAAAGCCTTGTTGGCGGATGGCGTTTTGGGGGAGGTTGCGTATTTTGAATCTCATTTCGATCGTTTTCGCCCGCAGGTTCGTGACCGCTGGCGTGAACAGGGCGGCCCGGGAAGCGGCATCTGGTACGATTTAGCACCGCATCTTTTGGATCAGGCGATTAATCTGTTTGGTTTGCCCGTCAGCCTGACGGTAGACCTCGCCCAACTGCGCCCCGGTGCGCAGGCGACGGATTACTTTCATGCCATCCTGACGTATCCGCAGCGGCGAGTGATTCTACACGGTACCATGCTCGCTGCCGCAGAATCGGCCCGTTATATTGTGCACGGATCGCGCGGCAGCTATGTGAAGTATGGTCTTGACCCGCAGGAAGAGCGTTTGAAAAATGGCGAGCGGTTGCCTCAGGAAGACTGGGGTTATGACATGCGCGATGGCGTATTGACGCGAATAGAAGGTGAAGAGCAGGTTGAAGAAACCTGGCTTACCGTACCGGGTAACTATCCGGCGTACTATGCTGGCATTCGTGATGCGCTAAACGGTAACGGTGAGAACCCGGTCCCGGCAAGACAGGCTATCCAAATTATGGAGCTGATTGAGCTGGGTATCGAATCCGCAAAACATCGTTCGACGCTTTGCCTTGCCTGA